From the Gossypium hirsutum isolate 1008001.06 chromosome A02, Gossypium_hirsutum_v2.1, whole genome shotgun sequence genome, the window aaagagaaatttactattaacatataaattataaaaaatgttaatttagtatttaagtaTAAATAGCATCTAActattaattaagtattttactAGAGCAAGCCTAGTGACTAATCCTCCCCCATTCTATAGGCCTATTAGAGGTAGATGTTGGCCACAAGTTTTAAAGCTGCTCCATACTTCGGTGAGGGTCGAACCCTCGACCATTAACTGAGGTAAGAGAGACATTTGCCATCTCACCTATTCTCAtggtttgttttttctttttcttttttctaaattttggtgataaaaattattccaaattaaaaaataCCTTGTTGAAATTTGGCTCCACCATGCTTTCaacatgtatattttatgtaaAGCTTAATACATTATTTGATACTGGGACATTTTTTTCTAATATGATacctctatttttttttactcaatttgatacttatatttgacaaaagttatatacTTTGGTACCCAAAGGTAACAGTGTTAACTTTTAATGTTTAATTCTGGTTTTAAGGTTGATTTAATGGAAGTAcgcaattaaataataatattagcaattaactttcattaaATCAACCTTATAACccgaattaaattatatttattggattgtattttacaaattaaacttaaaattaaataaattcacaattaacactaaatttattttattaataaaatcataaaaaattcagacttaataatattagcaattaactttcattaaatcaatcctaaaactcgaattaaacactaaaaagttaacactGTTACctttaaataccaaaatatattatttttatcaaatacacatatcatattgaactaaaaaataatacaaatattatattaaaaaaatgtcaaatttaaatacctaataatatattaaccctttatataaatattttgaccCCTTATCAACAATTCTAACTTGCGAATGTCAGCTGTGGATACCttaattacaataaaatatattataaattaattttctatttttataaagaGTCGCATTTGGTTATATTATGATAAAATTTCCACCGGCGCAGTAAAAAACCCATGTCTCATttcgtttttataatttttttattttattttttattgtaccCCAGGCATGcttctttctttcaattttgcTTTTGATCGTAAACATTTCTAACATAAGTTCACCAAATCTTAGCTCAATATGCATcaatattattgtcaatatagaaaaacataaattgaaaagtattacaacagattattctcttatttaaaaattaaagaagaaatataaataattttaaatattgtataaaaaaactaaataccATAACAGCTTCTAAtaaaattaatcttaaaaaaaaacatttgacaCACAAAGTAGCAAAtagatttattatttatacatagAACTCATATTTTTGGTTCCACTCAAGTTCATGATACGTTGATAATTAAATTGGAATTGTCTCAAATAAGATAAATTTTCCATTTGGAATTTGACCCATAGGTTGAAGAAGGCTTAGTCGTAACTAAAGATAGaagaagaaattaaattaatacattCCAAACACGGTTTTATCATGTTAAAAACCATATAACTCATTATACAGAACTGATACTTATGTATTAGTAAGAGTCCAGTAACCACAAATTTATTTCCATTATGTTTTCATTATAAAACAGTGACTAAACAACAAGTCAGAAGATGCATGGAAGAGATCATATTACAACTTGGAAGATGGTTTCTTGGAACCCCGCCTAGCTATGAACTCTTGCATCTTCTTAAACTGCTCCGGTGTCATTCCATCGTAGTATTTATGACCCCTCTCCTATAAAAAGAACATGAATTTAAATTGGGAAAATCAGCAAAAAAATCTTAACCCTTCAAACAAGCTCAAGTTGCAAGGACAGAATGCTTAAGAGATGAGTAAACAGAAGCAATGGTAGAACATGGATTCTTTGGAGGAATCATGTATTATCAGCATATAAGGAAGAAATGAGGTGATTGATAGAAGGGAACTATGGAATCATCTGTTATCTCTACATAGGAAACTTTTTTATCAAACCCCTAGCATTACACTTGGTGATTTTCATTGAGATATTTAGGATTGCCCTTACTGAGGAGGAGGCAACTGACTGGGAATGGTTCCTACTAATAGAGAAGATCGCTACACAAATCAACTATTGGATTACAAAGTTCCTATCTTATGCAGGGAAAACTTTAACTCGTTCAGGTAGCGATGTTAAATATCCAGAACAACTGGTACAGTTAATTTTCCTTCTTCCTGGAAGTGTCTAGGACATAATTAATCAACTATCCTCTCGGTTCTACTGAATAAGTAGGGTAAATCAGCCAAGGAGCAAGGTTACGAATTTGCAAAACTAGCTCTGAAAGACGATTTGATTTAAACAACTTATGTTTGGTTTCTATTGTCCCCAGTCGGTTCTCTTTTGGATTACTTGGATTAATAATGCTCATGTGCTCAATGCAAATCAAAACAGCAGCAGAACAGCAGACAAATATTGCAAGTGAGGCTGATAGCTCTTCAGCTTACTAGGCAGCAAGGTTAATCTCGAATTTCTCTGATGTCAAATACTCAGGGTCCTCTCCATATCCCAAAGCCTGCAATGATTTATTAGATGGCTACACTTATTAGGCTGTCAACCTAGGATCATTCACTGTCCTGGAGGATAACACCATACTGTGCGTGTGTTCTGTCAGCCAGAGCAAGAATTTGAAAACTACTTGTTCTTCAAATTGTGCTCTCTAAGAAAGTCTCAAAGGATATTCTATGTCAATGCCAACTCAAAAAAAGCTATACCAGGCTGGGAGGAAGAACAGAGATGGGCAGTAAGATACTTAAGCAGCGAATCCTCGATCAGAATTGTATTGAGTATTGCTAGGACCTTCATCTACCAGATTTGAAGGGAGATAAACAACAGATTATATGGAACTTTTCAGCAGATTACCAAACATACCATCAACCGTGCGAAGACAACCGTTAGCAGGCTAAGAAACCATGTAAAGACACATGGAATACAatctttttcactttcttttattCTTGTATTGCATAGCTTTGATTACTTTCTTTTCATTATGTAGCAGCAATTTCCAAGTTCTTTTAGATAAATAAAACCATGCTTATCCAAGAAAAGATATACATAAGCGTAATGAATACCTTTTCCATGGCGAGACCCTCACGAAGATCCAATTTGTACCCATCATTGATCACAGACTTGTACCTGAGAACCAAGTCTTGACTGTTCTTCATAATTGCTCCTGCAAGTTGTCGAGCTTTATTCAGCACTTCATTTTGGTCAACAACATAATTGACAAACCCCAATTTCTCAGCTTCCTCTGCTGACAAAGGCATGGCTGCCAACGACACTTCGCGAGCCTTGTTTGGTCCTATAAAGCGTGCAAGCTTCTGGGATAAACCCCATGAAGGAAATATACCAAATCTACAATCAATTTTTCAAAACACTAAATCAACAAATGATAAAATCAAAGCCTTCGACTTGTTTATCTTCGGCAATTGTTACCTGGCGTGAGTATCAACGAAAGCGGCTCCCTTAGCAGCGACCAGCATATCACAAGCGAGGGCGATCTCGAAGCCGGCAGTAATAGCAAGGCCGTTGATAGCTCCGATGATTGGTTTGGGGCATTGCTCCATCTGAACAACCGGATCCGTCTCCGGGTCCTTAACGTCACCCTTGAAAACATCTTGTGCAGCCGTCAAATCCACGCCTGAACAGAAAGCCCGTCCAGCTCCAGACAAGATGATGACCCGCACCGAGTTGTCCTTCGCAAGAGCCTTGAAAGCCTTGGCCAAGTCCACCATCATGGGCCGGGTCAAGGAGTTGAGAGATTTGGGTCGATTGATGGTAACAGTAGCGATCCCATCAGGTTCACGGGTCACAATGATCAGCTTCTCAGAGGAGGAACCCTCCATTTTTAcaggaaaaggaaagaaagggaaAGATCCAAAAGAGGAGATGAATAAATTTTATTGCAATTTTGGAAATggttacataaaataaatattttcaacatGGATCTGGTTTTTGGTAGTTGTGTTTCGTCATCATCATTGATTGCGTGTAGATAATGCCTTGCATTACGTGTCTGATAACGGCAACATGGAGATGGAGATGGGAAGCGGATAAGAacataagaaaacaaaaaaatccCACTCCCTACGTGTCTGATCTGGTTTTTTGGTAATTGTGTTTCgtcataatattttatttcatttaaggGTAAACTGCAAACTCATCAAGATATAGCTTAAGAAAAATGCCACTCAATCGTAGATCTATAAGTGTCCCAACTCACTTGTCTAAGTCCGGAGATctgaatattatattttaagcCCATTGCCCGCAAACTCAAACATGCATATCAAAGTCCAAGTAATAGGTCAGCCGAAAATGTAAAGAACTAACAGCCCAAAatgcatttttctttttattctaatAAAACAAACCCTAAAATGCTTACAGTCTCAAATTTCCTTTCTGCCCTTCTTTCACTCCCACAAACAACTCAGTCTCGATTCTTGTTTCTttttgttgaaaagtcaacaaaggtaagaagcaacttgttaaaaaggtgaagcaagttgcaccgaatgttgaaaagttgaatgggataattgcaattttggtccctaattttttaggccatttgcaagttagtccctgaatttcaactataaatagaccttctcatttttcatttcaactatcccaaccaatctttctctcttagttttctctcttctcccatttgagaattcttaaggaattgtatttgtttgtattattttggagataataaagttatcatctggtgttagtgcctgaggacgtaggtataatttaccgaacctcgttaaaactcttgtgttttttcttgtcctatttttctttcaatatttgagggtataatagcaGTATTTaatgtgctattaaattactatagaatgAATATTCtaactaaggaaagacttggtatttaagagatccatgtgatccacctctcttccctaggaattgaactttgtgtgattttttagtacaataatttacacgcttccgaccctattggaactacaagtggtatcaagagccgaaggttaatcgtagtatgctctgtggttgcagtttaaactgatcttccacataaaaaaagatttccttaggtatattgaaagattatggagaaaacggtcggtgtaggagcttcaacatcgtccatgtggacaagaccgacaattgcaaatgcaagattggccgtggagatctttgatggcacgggccattttggtatgtggcaaagtgaggttctagatgccctttttcagcagggtctagacattaccattgatgaagagaaacaagatgatgtacaggagaaagattggaatgcgatcaatcggttggcatgtggcacaatttgatcatgcctttctcgagagcagaggtatgctttttcaaaggaaacttctgcaaataagttgtgggtggcacttgaagaaaattttttgaagaaaaacagtcaaaataagctccacttgaagaaaagactatTTCGTTTCacttacgtcccaagtaccacaatgaatgatcacatcaccaaatttaatcagttagtcactgatttgctgaatatggatgagacattcaaagatgaagatttggctttgatggtgttggggtcacttcctgaggagtttgagttcctagaaactactctacttcatggcaggagtgatatatctctgagcgaagtctgtgcggccttatacagttatgaacagagaaagaaggacaaacagaaaaacttaatcagagatacagaagctttagtagtccgaggtcgttcatacactcggaagaaaattCAGaaagggagatcaaagtcaaagtccagacttgggaaagatgaatgtgccttttgtcatgagaaaggccattggaagaaaaattgtccaaagttgaagaataagggaaaagctgttgtagatgcttgtgttgcaaagtatgataccagtgactctgaactatcactggttgcatcatcatcgtcgttccattcagatgagtggatattggattcgggttgtaccatcatatgtcccctaaccgggagtggttctctgatttagtagaactaaatggaggagttgtttatatgggcaatgacaatgcctgtaaaactgttgggataggttcaatccaattaaataatcaagatggatcaaccagagttctgactgatgttcggtacgtgcccagtttgaagaaacatctcatctcattgggagccttggaatccaatggttcagttgttactatgagagatgggattttgaaagtgacatctagcgcacttgtgatattgaagggcatcagaaaaaataacttgtattactaccaaggtagtacagttattggagtaGTCACCGCAGCTttcggtaacaaagaattggactcaatgcagttgtggcatatgaagttgggacatgccagcgaaaaatccttacAAATTCtagcaaagcaaggattgttgaaaggcaaaggcttgcaaattaaaattttgcgagcattgtgttctgggaaagcaaaagagagtgaaattcggcactgctatccataatacaaaaggtattttggaatatgttcactcagatgtgtgggggccttccaagacaccttcattgggaggaaaacactactttgttacttttgttgatgacttttccagaagagtttgggtgtataccatgagaactaagggtgaagtgcttggagtttttcttaaatggaaaactatgatcgaaaaccagactggcaagaaaatcaagcggcttaggacggacaatggaggggaatataaaagtgatccgttcttcgatgtgtgccaagattatggtattgttcgacacttcacagttagggatacaccacagcagaatggagtggcagagcgtatgaatcgaacattgctggagaaagttcgatgtatgttgtccaatgctgggttgggcaagcaattttgggctgaggctgtgacatacgctggccatcttgttaatcgtttgccatcatctgcattagaaagaaaaactcctatggaggtatggtctggaaaaccggctacaaaTTATGATTCCtaacatgtgtttggatccactgcatattaccatgtgaaggagtcaaagttagatccgagggcaaagaaagctctctttatgggaatcacttctggagtgaagggatttcgtctttggtgcttaagcacaaagaaaatgatctgcagcagagatgttacctttgatgaatctgccacattgaaaaaggtatcAGATGAAGATATTCAGACAAGCGATattccacagcaggtggagtgtactccaaaacagatggagtttgagcagatggggatttgcccagttaataagtttAATTCTCCAGctacaatggaggaattagaggttgaagaggttctgacccaagaaccattaagtacaccagaaccagttgtagttgcaaggccacggagagaaattcgtaaacctgctcgatttactgatatggtggcctatgcccttcccgttgttgatgatgatattcctatcacttatcaagaagcaatgcaaagcttagaaagtgataaatggaaaagcgtcatggatgaagaaatgcagtctctccggaagaacaatacttgggagttggtgcaattaccgaaaggtaaaagggcaatcggatgcaagtgggtattcgcaaagaaagatggatctcctagcaagaaagatgttcgctacaaggcaagattggtagcaaAAGGTTACGCTCAGAAGGaaggaattgactacaatgatgtattttcccctgttgtgaagcattcctccattagaattttgttagccttggtagcacagttgaatttggagctagctcaacttgatgttaagacg encodes:
- the LOC107952046 gene encoding probable enoyl-CoA hydratase 1, peroxisomal, translated to MEGSSSEKLIIVTREPDGIATVTINRPKSLNSLTRPMMVDLAKAFKALAKDNSVRVIILSGAGRAFCSGVDLTAAQDVFKGDVKDPETDPVVQMEQCPKPIIGAINGLAITAGFEIALACDMLVAAKGAAFVDTHARFGIFPSWGLSQKLARFIGPNKAREVSLAAMPLSAEEAEKLGFVNYVVDQNEVLNKARQLAGAIMKNSQDLVLRYKSVINDGYKLDLREGLAMEKERGHKYYDGMTPEQFKKMQEFIARRGSKKPSSKL